The Acanthochromis polyacanthus isolate Apoly-LR-REF ecotype Palm Island chromosome 2, KAUST_Apoly_ChrSc, whole genome shotgun sequence genome contains a region encoding:
- the pdcd7 gene encoding programmed cell death protein 7, with amino-acid sequence MDGTYHHDLSEAQQPPGFSGGYMPTPYPANRPSEQTQLEHTALPWTPSPAFGGQSYGTVRNFPAPPQPGAGFGGPIFDPPYEFDPSTPPPAFGFPFPQHFSGRVLPPPVNAYGSPRVSTLQDFSQCRAGPPPSFSDCNQKRYEDRSEAGVHLSGPLGPPPRQDCDGSPGATVAQLEGDSNPQRRQDIQWLRRFLPSRRKPPRSPQIQQPHLSSVPVLRATLYRAVQLVSQLEKSCLSLKQNLHNDGVWSVSYETALHVRRELQDNMKLLSDAVWLDRLKVKLSRIVRRRTRQMRARRELQMEQKHAEELSSDKDAAIDVWRMKKIRQVEEKKKEQELKLAADSVLCEVRKKQADVKRMQDVLRSLEKLRKLRKEAASRKGVVTEQCDQVFSDRLLQLRSVMKRRTAVYSAEEKALMVMLEGEQEEERRREQGRRLKKEKERQLQRKRSVESMLFGEELPAGCVLQPFTEYYSQAEHSEYALIQVRREWDMFVVAADHPDGSSVPQSWILPDPPSSRAWACALQTADTDRSSL; translated from the exons ATGGACGGCACGTATCACCACGACCTGTCAGAAGCTCAGCAGCCCCCTGGCTTCAGCGGCGGCTACATGCCGACACCCTACCCCGCTAACAGACCGAGCGAACAGACACAGCTGGAACACACTGCTCTACCGTGGACACCTTCACCGGCGTTTGGCGGTCAGTCCTACGGAACTGTGCGCAATTTTCCCGCACCACCTCAACCAGGAGCGGGTTTCGGAGGGCCTATTTTTGACCCTCCGTACGAGTTTGACCCTTCCACCCCCCCTCCGGCTTTCGGCTTCCCGTTCCCCCAACACTTTTCTGGCAGGGTCCTCCCCCCTCCGGTAAACGCATACGGTAGCCCTAGAGTCTCAACGTTACAGGATTTCTCTCAGTGCAGAGCCGGACCTCCGCCTTCCTTTTCTGACTGTAACCAGAAACGATATGAGGACCGCAGTGAGGCAGGAGTCCACCTCAGCGGCCCCCTTGGTCCTCCCCCGCGACAGGACTGTGACGGCAGTCCGGGAGCAACAGTAGCACAGCTGGAGGGTGACAGCAACCCGCAGAGGAGACAAGACATTCAGTGGCTCCGGCGGTTCTTACCGAGCAGGAGGAAACCCCCCAGAAGCCCCCAGATCCAGCAGCCGCACCTCAGCTCTGTCCCCGTCCTCAGAGCGACTCTGTACAGGGCGGTTCAGTTGGTCTCACAGCTGGAAAAGTCTTGTCTCTCTCTGAAACAAAATCTGCACAACGACGGTGTGTGGAGCGTCTCCTATGAAACGGCTTTACATGTGAGGAGGGAGCTGCAGGACAACATGAAGCTCCTCAGTGACGCCGTGTGGTTAGATCGTCTGAAAGTGAAGTTGTCCCGTATTGTCCGGAGAAGGACCCGGCAAATGAGAGCCAGGAGAGAACTTCAGATGGAGCAGAAACATGCAGAGGAACTTAGCTCTGACAAAGATGCTGCCATAGATGTATGGAGGATGAAGAAGATCcggcaggtggaggagaagaagaag GAGCAGGAGCTGAAACTTGCTGCAGACTCTGTACTGTGTGAGGTGAGGAAGAAGCAGGCAGATGTGAAAAGGATGCAGGATGTCCTCAGATCCCTGGAGAAGCTCCGCAAGCTCAGGAAAGAGGCAGCATCAAGGAAAG GTGTTGTCACTGAGCAGTGTGACCAAGTGTTTAGCGACAGACTGCTGCAGCTGAGGTCTGTCATGAAGAGGAGGACAGCAGTTTACTCAGCAGAGGAGAAAGCCCTGATGGTGATGCTTGaaggagagcaggaggaggagaggaggagagagcagGGGAGACGTctgaagaaggagaaagaaagacagcTGCAGAGGAAACGCAGTGTGGAGTCCATGCTGTTTGGAG AGGAGCTTCCAGCTGGTTGTGTCCTGCAGCCGTTCACAGAGTATTACAGCCAGGCTGAGCACTCCGAGTACGCTTTGATACA